In Hoeflea ulvae, one genomic interval encodes:
- a CDS encoding VOC family protein, whose product MQTDALDLARHTARAGLSERLSWGVIEFQVTDLGRTVAFWTSALGLRVIEHDSQRAILGTGTTPLFVFHAGAEVPVRPRHLGLYHVAIGMPDQAEFSRLLARLALLRIPVSPTDHLMSKALYLSDPDGLEIEIALETPERFGRFGDMSRGLVLYDADGKPHNGRAPLDVRAELAHAEGADLEAELSGRAFIAHMHFKVADLNSAAAWFEGIGFARNLMLENWGFADMGAGAAYTHRLAMNVWAGPNLAPAPANMARLVRYALHVHDPAVIADIRTLLPAASGLTGRDPTGTEITLIPVPGT is encoded by the coding sequence ATGCAGACCGACGCACTGGACCTCGCCAGGCACACCGCAAGGGCGGGCCTCTCCGAACGTCTCTCCTGGGGCGTGATCGAATTTCAGGTCACCGATCTTGGCCGCACGGTAGCGTTCTGGACCTCCGCGCTCGGACTGCGCGTGATCGAGCACGACAGCCAGAGGGCGATCCTGGGAACCGGGACAACACCGCTTTTCGTGTTTCATGCCGGCGCGGAGGTGCCGGTCAGGCCGCGCCATCTGGGACTGTATCACGTGGCCATCGGCATGCCGGACCAGGCTGAATTCTCCCGTCTGCTGGCACGCCTGGCTTTACTGCGCATACCGGTCTCGCCGACCGATCATCTGATGTCCAAGGCCCTGTATCTCAGTGACCCCGATGGCCTGGAAATCGAGATCGCGCTGGAAACACCGGAACGGTTTGGCCGTTTTGGCGACATGTCCCGCGGGCTTGTTCTTTACGATGCCGATGGGAAACCGCACAATGGACGGGCGCCTCTGGATGTCCGGGCGGAGTTGGCCCATGCCGAGGGTGCCGATCTCGAGGCGGAATTGTCCGGTCGCGCTTTCATCGCGCATATGCATTTCAAGGTCGCAGACCTCAATTCGGCTGCGGCCTGGTTTGAGGGGATCGGCTTTGCCCGCAATCTGATGCTGGAAAACTGGGGCTTTGCCGACATGGGAGCAGGCGCCGCCTATACCCACCGGCTGGCGATGAATGTCTGGGCCGGGCCCAACCTCGCGCCGGCGCCCGCGAATATGGCGCGGCTGGTCCGCTATGCCTTGCATGTCCATGATCCTGCGGTGATAGCCGATATCCGGACCCTGCTACCGGCGGCATCCGGACTGACCGGGCGTGATCCGACCGGAACCGAGATCACCCTGATCCCGGTCCCCGGGACCTAA
- a CDS encoding DoxX family protein encodes MTLTHDTLAPSNSKWHIGLWAAQIALALLYSMSVYMKLLLSPAEMGQMGLVWAQTAPLALVRFIGFAELAGVIGLILPAATRILPRLTIYAAAGLLAIQVLAIPFHAYRGEFAALPFNLIYLGLAVLIIWGRSSKAVIAPRG; translated from the coding sequence ATGACACTGACACACGACACACTCGCACCATCGAACTCCAAATGGCACATCGGCCTTTGGGCAGCCCAGATCGCCCTGGCCCTGCTCTACAGCATGTCGGTCTATATGAAGCTTCTGTTGTCGCCGGCCGAGATGGGGCAGATGGGGCTGGTCTGGGCTCAAACCGCGCCTCTGGCCCTGGTCCGGTTTATTGGCTTTGCCGAACTTGCTGGCGTGATCGGCCTCATTCTGCCCGCCGCGACTCGCATCCTGCCAAGGCTGACCATTTATGCAGCCGCGGGCCTGCTGGCCATTCAGGTGCTGGCGATCCCGTTCCATGCCTATCGCGGTGAATTCGCGGCGCTGCCGTTCAACCTGATCTATCTAGGCCTCGCCGTGCTGATCATCTGGGGCCGCAGCAGCAAGGCCGTGATCGCTCCCCGGGGCTAA
- a CDS encoding LysR family transcriptional regulator, translating to MDTLLSLRVLAAVAEQKSFAAVAERLGLSPAMTSKHVQHVEARIGARLLNRNSRNVSLTEAGARYLATVRPLIEGLDEAEAQLSETSVAPRGVLKVSAPVWVTNPAFARIIAAYRLEYPEVTLDFDLSGRMVNLVEEGLDLALRVTDTLGEGLIARKLAEVHFPLIASPDFLESYGRPASVVDLTGAPFLTYTPMAAGGRLRYGEGADAIDIRFKPVLLSGNETLILMGAREGMGFAFMPHWLVTDDIAEGRLELVLPDTAWPRVPLRAIYPDRSYLPAKVRSFLDFLAGPKGLGTIRPLS from the coding sequence ATGGACACACTTCTCAGCCTGCGGGTCCTTGCGGCCGTTGCCGAACAGAAGAGCTTTGCCGCTGTGGCTGAGCGTCTGGGTCTCTCGCCGGCCATGACCAGCAAGCATGTCCAGCATGTAGAGGCCCGGATCGGTGCCCGGCTTCTCAACCGCAACAGCCGCAATGTCAGCCTGACCGAAGCCGGCGCGCGCTATCTCGCAACCGTGCGCCCGCTGATTGAAGGGCTGGATGAGGCCGAGGCGCAATTGTCGGAGACATCGGTTGCGCCAAGGGGCGTGCTGAAGGTCAGCGCGCCGGTCTGGGTCACCAATCCCGCCTTCGCCCGCATCATTGCGGCCTATCGCCTGGAATATCCCGAGGTGACGTTGGATTTCGATCTCAGCGGCCGCATGGTCAATCTGGTGGAAGAGGGACTCGATCTGGCCCTGAGGGTGACCGATACGCTTGGCGAGGGCCTGATCGCGCGTAAACTTGCAGAAGTGCATTTCCCCCTGATCGCCTCGCCCGATTTTCTCGAAAGCTATGGCCGTCCGGCCTCGGTAGTGGACCTCACCGGCGCGCCCTTCCTGACCTATACGCCGATGGCGGCAGGAGGCCGGCTCCGCTACGGCGAAGGTGCGGATGCGATCGACATCCGCTTCAAGCCGGTGCTGCTCAGCGGCAATGAGACGCTGATCCTGATGGGCGCGCGCGAGGGCATGGGCTTTGCCTTCATGCCGCACTGGCTGGTCACCGACGACATTGCCGAAGGCCGGCTGGAGCTTGTCCTTCCCGACACGGCCTGGCCCAGGGTGCCGCTGCGCGCCATCTATCCCGATCGCAGCTATCTGCCGGCCAAAGTCCGCAGCTTCCTCGATTTCCTGGCAGGGCCGAAGGGACTTGGCACCATCCGTCCGCTTTCGTGA
- a CDS encoding ketopantoate reductase family protein, whose product MRIAILGAGALGSVIGGLMAEQGIDVCLLDVNQAHIDAINRSGLQLDTPEGSRRISISAMRPEECPGDVELIVLLTKIFHTDAALAAVQPVIDSGARVLTIQNGLGNVQRVARKVPEAQILMGSTMIPGGYVGPGHVSSAAQSWTVFKPLLDSGIADAEAIAKVLAPVGFKYSAEAELQIWQKAAFNCAMNATCGLIAGPVGAIAADPKGRALVRVIADEVIAVARAKAIAVERDAVYQHLDVALAEHQKHKPSMLQDLEAGRQTEIEALCGEVVRQAASVKIGVPLNTALATLIGLKSAHQSGRQD is encoded by the coding sequence ATGAGGATCGCGATTTTGGGAGCCGGCGCACTGGGGTCGGTGATCGGCGGGCTGATGGCCGAGCAGGGTATTGATGTCTGCCTGCTTGACGTCAACCAGGCACATATTGATGCAATCAACCGTTCGGGTCTGCAGCTCGACACGCCGGAAGGCTCCCGCAGGATTTCCATCTCCGCCATGCGGCCCGAAGAATGTCCGGGGGATGTCGAGCTGATTGTCCTGCTGACCAAGATCTTTCACACCGATGCGGCGCTGGCCGCGGTCCAGCCGGTGATCGATTCGGGCGCACGGGTGCTGACCATCCAAAACGGGCTGGGCAACGTTCAGCGGGTGGCGCGGAAGGTTCCGGAGGCGCAGATCCTGATGGGATCCACCATGATTCCGGGCGGATATGTCGGGCCGGGCCATGTGTCGTCGGCCGCGCAAAGCTGGACCGTGTTCAAGCCGCTGCTGGATTCGGGGATTGCTGACGCCGAAGCGATCGCAAAGGTGCTTGCGCCGGTGGGATTCAAATATTCGGCCGAGGCTGAATTGCAGATATGGCAGAAAGCGGCGTTCAACTGCGCCATGAATGCGACCTGCGGGCTGATTGCCGGGCCGGTTGGCGCGATTGCAGCTGATCCCAAGGGCCGCGCTCTGGTCCGGGTGATTGCCGACGAGGTCATTGCAGTGGCGCGGGCAAAGGCAATTGCAGTCGAACGCGACGCAGTCTATCAGCACCTCGATGTCGCGCTCGCTGAGCACCAGAAGCACAAGCCCTCGATGCTTCAGGATCTGGAGGCGGGGCGCCAAACCGAAATCGAGGCGCTGTGCGGCGAAGTTGTCCGGCAGGCGGCTTCGGTCAAGATCGGGGTTCCGCTGAACACGGCGCTTGCCACACTGATCGGTCTGAAATCAGCCCATCAGTCCGGCCGGCAGGATTGA
- a CDS encoding alpha-hydroxy acid oxidase, which yields MAELISSFPAISDLRAKARRRLPLFAREFMEAGTGLDHAVERNAADLAGVQLSPRAMRGPVTRDLSTSFLGQDFSVPFGIAPVGGTGMIWPGGEKVLAGIAAESNLPYTLASVATQTPETIGPIARGRGWFQFYPMADKEIQKDVLSRAHGAGFETLVVTVDVPMMSRRERQMRAGFQMPPRLTPRMLLQALLHPSWTRAVLQVGRPELATLTPYFADVAAAERMAEIGRQLHPEPAWSEVECIRAIWPGKIILKGIMQCDDARMAVAEGADAIWVSNHGGRQLDAAPSSISVLPGIRGAVGKDFPIIFDSGVRSGLDIARGLASGADFVMLGRPFLYALAAGGHDTAQLCVRILRDELENVMAQVGAERPADLPLALVKPKGTEIAQVA from the coding sequence GTGGCAGAGCTGATTTCGAGTTTTCCGGCCATATCCGATCTGCGTGCGAAAGCGCGGCGGCGGCTGCCGCTTTTTGCGCGTGAGTTCATGGAAGCGGGTACGGGACTTGATCACGCTGTGGAGCGCAATGCTGCCGATCTTGCCGGCGTGCAATTGTCACCGCGGGCAATGCGCGGGCCAGTGACCCGAGATCTGAGTACCTCGTTTCTGGGGCAGGATTTTAGCGTGCCCTTCGGCATCGCGCCGGTGGGTGGGACTGGCATGATCTGGCCGGGCGGTGAAAAAGTGCTGGCGGGAATCGCGGCTGAGTCCAATCTGCCCTATACGCTCGCCAGCGTCGCCACGCAGACGCCGGAAACCATTGGACCGATTGCCAGGGGAAGGGGCTGGTTCCAGTTCTATCCGATGGCCGACAAGGAGATCCAGAAGGATGTCCTGAGCCGCGCTCATGGCGCCGGCTTTGAAACCCTGGTGGTGACCGTCGATGTGCCGATGATGTCGCGGCGCGAACGGCAGATGCGCGCCGGGTTCCAGATGCCGCCGAGGCTCACCCCCAGAATGCTGTTGCAGGCGCTGTTGCATCCAAGCTGGACACGGGCAGTGCTGCAGGTCGGACGTCCGGAACTGGCGACACTGACGCCGTATTTTGCCGATGTGGCCGCCGCCGAGCGGATGGCGGAAATCGGCAGGCAGTTGCATCCCGAACCGGCATGGAGCGAAGTCGAGTGCATCCGCGCGATCTGGCCCGGCAAGATCATTCTCAAGGGCATCATGCAATGCGATGACGCCAGGATGGCAGTGGCCGAAGGTGCCGATGCGATCTGGGTTTCCAATCACGGCGGGCGTCAGCTGGATGCAGCGCCGTCTTCGATATCGGTGCTGCCGGGCATTCGCGGCGCCGTCGGCAAGGATTTTCCCATCATCTTCGACAGCGGTGTTCGCTCGGGGCTCGATATTGCCCGGGGTCTCGCCAGCGGTGCCGATTTCGTCATGCTCGGACGGCCGTTTCTCTATGCGCTTGCCGCCGGCGGTCACGACACCGCGCAGCTGTGCGTGCGTATCCTGCGCGATGAACTTGAAAACGTCATGGCACAGGTCGGGGCCGAACGTCCGGCCGATCTGCCATTGGCGCTGGTCAAGCCGAAAGGGACAGAGATCGCGCAGGTTGCTTGA